The genomic DNA tcaCTTTTATTACTAGTCATATGCAACTACATGatgttaaaaatctatatccaTCAATGgatataattccttttttctctgcAAACTTTTTGTATATCATAGATAATTCACATATATTGTTAacgataaacgattaaaaataaaaatatttattataatgagattttataaataacaaatatgtatgataaagtcttattcaaaattaatttccttattataatttttgattttatataatttatattttttattttttttatacattgttcttatcataaaaattatttataaaaaaaatcaaatttaacaattatatttttgatagaaaattcTATGGTTTAATAAtctgacaaaaaaaaatacgttttttaagtgcataatttgtaattatgaaTGTTAGAAAAAGTTCTACATTTTTATCTATgtattgcataaaaaataaggatttccgttttttatttttcaatgttcaaaatcaaaattctacatattttttttttttttttccttttcttttgtcTATCTACTTTTGCTTTTTAGATttctcttctaaaaaaaagaagaaataaaagaaattttttccaggATTTTCTCGACTAGTTGACCttgaacatatttttatttacctgTTACACTTTGCAGTTTAGTATTTGAACCTTAAGACCTTAAGATTCTCGAAtcatttttcctatttttttttttatttgtgtctcctgattttaataataggtaGATTTAATATTGTGTTATACAATAACATctagtatattaatttttgttctctTTGTGCATACATTCATTTCTTATCTTTACTCactttaaagatataaatcagTTCAACAATATTATGTatgattatgtaaattatttttattatgcgtTCTTGATGAGCAaagtttcttatattttaaacacgtTGATGTTAATGccgattaattgtattttattattttattcaatagaaatttctatgttcaataattttaaaaaatgtaattaaaatttttcaaaatttaaaaatatttaattgttttaaatttgagTTCTTATTGTCcctataaatagaaaaattcgaaatgatatatcttttttaatcatatattaaataaaatctttcaatttttttgaaaatattaaattttaaattattttatttacaattttttaaattatttcaattattttaattatatcatatagtcacaaataaaaaatctctataaatgataaaagtaattaaaattagatataattgaaataaaatttatatacaaattcacAGTGTTGCTAACttaggaagaaagagaatgctcttattatatatcgatatacaaTGACCGTCAGAGACCATTTTATCTTGTACGAGCATCCTTCGGtcgatattatttctcttctctatCTCAATACATGTcgccaatattaattatcttcttGACTTTTGTATGGAAAAATAACTCTTAAGCTTATCCGCATAAATAtgcgaataattttgaaataatgattattttacgtaattattataataaatatatataagaacaatacacattattataattaaaaaattatacatttaaaaaattatataaccatttctacaaaatattaaatttattaaattattaaattataaatttcagaattttttatatatatgtaattaatataaaaaagtattatttttaattatttttttaattatttaatctcttaaataatttaatctagaagaagaagaataatctaaaagatattggtatttatttatttgtttttttaaactgCATTATGAACATTGATgtatttctaagaattttaaagaatatactactaatatctatattttttgatttttacaaaaaattaaaaatcaacttatttttttctcatcaattttaatgaacttgagatatattataaaatactttatttcgaacaattttttttttacacataattagtttaaatttttgaaattttgataaaattttttatgacattcataaatatatttatgatactaACACAACTTAAAAATGATCTAATAtgcatctaatatatatatatatatatatatatatatatatatggtgaGTTTCGAAAATctactttcttctcttctctctaattcagaaaaaataaatttattatttatatttgttttttataattcaaataatcggAAGTTGcaaaattgtacaataaaatatctcaattatgataaaatattcctcaatattatcaatacatacttcaaaaaattgtaaatgaattatggaaaaaattaactttataatttcaaatacatatatataatacatacatataatattattaataatgttaataatttaataataataataataataaaaaaatcgtttaaaattgtttatgaaaataatcttaaatattttatttctttttttttaagaaaataagaataaataaaatatattatgaaactcaatcgaaattttttataacagaaattttaaatttgaaaatgatttaatatgttTCGGTTTTCTATTAGATATTTCATTTGCATTCATTTGGACATTTtgcttcttatattttttctatacatatatatttgaatatttaaagaattataaatatttatcagatttttcttcttctttttttttttttctgtgctAATTACACGAATTATATGTAAAGATTTTTGTTGTATAGCAAATGGATTCTAGTTGACGAAATATTGACATTCGAGAATAGAAACCCGTTAGGAGTTTTATAGAAAGTTCTACCCTTCCTCAATTGCCGTTCAGAGGggaagataaaagaagaaaaggaatataCAATCAGAATAAGGGAGAATAGTCTGCCGAAGGGAAAAGGCATCaatttctccctctcttttgctttctctttcttttcgtatatccttttttttcttctagaaTTGTATTCAGCACAAGAGAAATTGAACTTGACgtcataatgataaaattttatatatatatatatatatatataataaaataatataaataatataataaaatataatataataaaataatatatatatatatatatatgcatgcaCACAAGATGCTtggaattctaataaaataataataataatgaataaataaaaatagacaaacaattgcattatttattattatatatgatattcttTAAGTCATTTATTCGActcttataatatcttttcaatatcttttcattcaattttatgataatattaattgtaattgtctATTTatgctatttatttatatataaaaattaaaatgtaaaaattaaatatttttaataatttaattatattcattataacatattaaattatattggaatgattttttttagtttatatatGTAGGGTTAAAAACttcttaaataatgatttttaaaaatatcatttaatgttattaattttttaatgaattatttttattattttttaatcttatgtatatcatatatatatcttaacatatcaatatacgtatacatatagcatatatgtatatatgtatattgatacatgtatttatatatatattatatgtataataatataatattaatctttatgtatattattgtttaattaatgtacataatataattaatattataattaatattacattatattaatatattaatgtgtaatattaatgtattgaatgtgaatattataaaagctattatttgaaattttttgcatattaatCGAAGATACCTGATataggaagaaaattttctttcgttttagtGACAAGAAAAGATATCTTCTTTTccgttgattttaaaaaataataagattaaatgagcgtaaaagaaaattattttgcagattataactttttttattttatttttaacaataaaaaatgttctttcatttattaattataacaattttcaacaatgaatatatttcaatatttatcttgacataaattcttctattaatataaaattctaaatttcttttaaatttattgatagaagtatgataaaaatttcaataaattttaattatttttttaaagtatttataaatattgaataaatttattaataatatttattataataattattatttataattcaattataaataaaattgaaaatatcttcatgaaatattataattatgtataataatattatgagatataattattttatatttactatttcattttattgtaaaataaaattaaatataattaattaatttatatataataatataatataattaatttttaaaaaaagaaagcatataatagatattacttttacaattttcaattattaatttattataatcttatatgttagaaagtaaaattgttattttctaatattatatccaataataatattataaacatttaataaaaagcaaatatccataaatttatgttttgttaaaatgataaatgattgtttattatataaatcttatataaatctcttctataaataaatttatcaagattAGTAATAATTAGTAATGTAATTTATGCTACTGAAAGATTCTAGTCAAGATATAAAAactctattatattatgtttcatatataaaaatatttattgtattaaaaatttttaatataattaatatattttttaaaattaaaactatattataaattataaatataataaataatataataaatataataaaacatatgtaacaatacatttaataattttagatatattacattttttaattaaacaaataatttataaaaattgaacaaatgatattaataaatgtgtgaaagtaatctatttaaatttgtatatgattggaaatatttgaacattttgaatcaaagaaatataaaatcaaagaacagaaatatatttattttttccggttattaatttaaatattataaataattataattataatataattataatataatataattaattataaataaatattttcagttattttattattacacgcgcatgtaaaaattttgatgtgCATATGGTAACATAATATCAcgaaagataatttcaaaaaatataatgcactttttcatgtaattttccaagtttcaaacattatgaataataaagaaacatcatatatttattcatttcttttatgtCTTCTACGTAATTTTCCTTCaagtatcattattattccaaatgatatattaaataaattattagcggaagtttttaatcaaatttagaaatatataaagcgtttctttaacaataatattaattattatattaattattatattacaacaattatttgtaaaagatttatatcctataattttatataattaaacaattatttcaattattataagtaaaataaaaaaatatagagtactaagcatatatataattaattaaaaatttaataaaaatttaattaaaaatttaataaaattctaaaaaattttaatggccGATCGATACGAAATCCTAGAGGATTAAGATAAGGAAGAAAGGATAAAGGttaagagaaaaagattagaataaaaaactttcaaatattatacattgaatTCCATATAGATATAACTatctttgttataaaattatatcaattatatcaatgaaaaattataaaaatttattctttcatggaaatttttaaatttttttaaattttgattttagaaaacaatatacaaaattgtttctattcaaaacataataaaaataattacacatacgaatatttttatatataaatttatattttttttaattttatttgtatttgatatttaataagtcaatatttaattttttaaaaacttgtgattagatttttaatgaattgtagtgaattgatataaattaataaatagatggAATATTCTATAGATATTAAGACTTATATATAGTTAGATTAGGTtatcatttattcaatattcgataataattattattgtattagtaatttttaaacagcATTCACTACAATAATACTGGctgcatatataattttcactatatcgtatcgaaaatttttttatttcagaaactccaataaatacttaaagttaaaaaaatgttagatttaaaatttatttttccaaactttATATCAATTCGTGATTGAAGTTAAGAATTTTCGTTAAGTTAACTAtagtcaaaaatttttatgaattctaATTTCATGACAAAATATGAACTTAGAAATACATCGAAAtgaatcgaaatgaaattatatataaataaaaaaatataaaaatttaaaatacaaagttttgaaaattatttaaaattctatttataaataattacacttattaattaacaaatgtagattattaaataaaaattgaaataatagcataaaatattatcaagcaattaatatttatagaaaagcaaaaattaaataggttTTCTGAACTTGAGCCGTGATATTTCCGTTTACAGAGAAGTTAGAAGATTCGCGATACCATCGAGATTTTTCCCATCTGGGTATCGAACAAGTTGAAAATGATCGTGCAAAGCACGTTGGTTCCCGGGACACGATGGCAAACGGTGTTTGTAGCAGAACGGCATTATAAGCGCAGAGAGCAGCAGTGTGTGAATAGCGAGCACGTGCATTTCCCACAGAAAACCAATAGGGGCCTTGGCCAGCTGGGAATATGAACGGTGCGCACAGAATTCTGTCTTTCGATCTTTTGGGGTATACGCGACTTAAAATGAGAATGAAGGCTGTTTGAAAGAACGAACAATGTTCGGGCCTTGGAATGTATCGATAGAAAGGCACAACAAAGCGTCCGATTTCCTttcctatattttaaatgtaattttgtgcctgtaaaataagaaaaggcTCTGATGGAATGGTAGCGACAGGTAAATcgattttagaagaaaattagaaaaagaatttaaaaacaagATTCGGTTTGATttcccgttttttttttttttttcatatattctttcttatttgatgtaaaataacaagaaatagattaaaaataaaaagaataaataacttcaattttttaatgttaataaaattgttttatgttatatagaattaaagtGGCATGcttgaatattattctatattttttgatttagttcattcatttttttttattataatgatattaattattacaatacttttacatatttaatattttaaataaaccgaGATAGTTATATCTCAAAGATTACAATGCAGTTAATGACGCATTTTCcatatttctattttgcaattgttcaaaatgctttaaatgttttttggaactttaattaattaattaagtaagtaattaattaattaaatgattctatatataaataattaattatgattattaatctaataaattaatattaaaattgttaacaattgtataacttaaataatggtgattttaaattgatgaccttctcaaataattcaatgatCATGAATAACTAATGTACATTATTGCCGCATCACGGAAAATAAAGAAcgaaattacaatacaattggacagaaaaattcaaatataaatgtgaCTATatgtctattttttatttctgcctattatctatttattaatttatattttaatataattaaattaattaattaaattaaatttaataaaaaatttttttaaatttgttttttttttgcatatatgcatttttttttataaaaattatattaagaatgcaaatagatttaaaaataaaattcttaagaattatttttcactagTAGACATTAAAAGTAACTATTCAGAAatgattgatattttcaacataattatctattaaaaataattttcaagaatatctCTTGAGAGTTTTATTAGaatagagaattttattaaaatatatttatatcttaaaatatataatctttataaaaactaattgtaaaaaattttttttttacagtatcTCGGTTTTTATTGAAACGCCTGTAATACGCGACACGCGTTTGTCGTTTTCATCAAAACTAGTTTCAAAAAAACCATCAACAACGGCGGCGATCGGCGTTGGGGTGCAACCCGTGTTATCATCCGGCTATCATAGCACGGTGCCACCCCAGAACGGGGGTGGTGGTTCGACATTTAGTGCCGCGGCGATGGTGGCAGCTGCCACCGCTACGGCCACCGCCACAGCCAGCGTGGTGGCCATGCAGGATCGCCAAGACATCCCTTCTCAATTTAATcaagtattattttcatttatttttttagaaatatgattgattcttaaattcaataatttttttttcttgcgtttattttaagagaaaaataattttattatttatcattgtagatacacgataaaaaaatatatgtttaaatatcattttattcgttGATTATAGATGCAAAGCCAACATGGAATACCCCATCAAACATATAACGCAGGGTATGCCCAAAGAGGACCAATGGCCGGAATGGGGCCAGTCGGAATGAACAACTTCAATAGTATGGGCACGATGAGTCCAATGCATTCTATGAATTCCATGAATTCGATGAACAGTATGAATAGTATGAACTCGATGAATCCTATGTCGATGGGAGGTATGAACGGTATGAATAGTATGAACGGAATGACTCCCATGAGCTCTATGAGTAACATGGGTAATATGGGCATGAACAATATGATGGGACCTAACAATATGCAAATGAATAAGATGAGCATGCaagtatgtaaaattttataattttttttatatcttagatttatataaaatagaattatcgatttaacaatataaatgcattatcttaattatctatttgatatatcttatataattgatatatatatatttacaggcTCAACCTCATCAAGGCTATCCAAGGAGATTAGCACCTTATCCAAATCCTGCTATGCATATGGCACAAAAGAGACAACAAAATCCATATTCAAATCCAAATCCAGCTGCGATGCAACCGGCCTTCAATGGCATGTCATCATCGCAATATCCGGCCAATTATCCTGCTGCAGCAAGGCCGAACTTTCAACCTCAGTATCAGCCTATGCAAAATATGAATCCATCGGCTGCTGGTTTTGGGCCTAACTCTATGATACGGAGTAGTAATATGAGGCAAACTACGCCTTCATATACTCCCAATCAGACAGCGAGTaaccaatattataatagcaaTGGTATACCAGTTAGTATGGGACCTACAACGGTTGGAAATCAATTTGTTGGTCATCAACCAAACTCAGGATATGCCGGTAATACATCTTCGTATGGTACAGCTGGTGTTGCAACCAGTCAATATCAACAAGATGTTGCATCAATGAGAACGACAGGCGCAGGGAGTCTAAATTATCAACATAGTCCTATTCCTGGTAATCCAACTCCACCATTGACGCCAGCCACCAGTATGCCTCCCTATATCAGTCCAAATCCAGATATCAAGcctaatttcaatgaaataaaatcaccAATTAATATTCAGAGTAAGTTGAAATGTCTTtactgttattttaataataaaataaatttaaaattatattaaaaacatttaattataagcacattttttaatcaacttcgattatatttattttttacaattataaatgttttaattttttatttagatttttaaataaattaggatattaatgaattatttttttttgttgtgtACAGAAGATGATGAATTACGATTAACATTCCCCGTAAGGGATGGCATTATTCTTCCACCCTTCCGCTTAGAACATAATCTGGCTGTAAGCAATcatgtttttcaattaaaacccACGGTACATCAAACATTGATGTGGCGATCTGATCTGGAACTGCAACTCAAGTGTTTCCATCATGAAGATAGACAAATGAATACAAATTGGCCAGCAAGTGTACAAGTCTCTGTGAATGCTACGCCATTAGTTATCGATCGTGGTGAGAATAAAACATCTCATAAGCCTTTATACCTAAAGGACGTTTGTCAACCTGGAAGAAATACGATACAAATTACTGTATCGGCATGTTGTtgtgtaagtttttttttataattattcatactttatgttattcatatattgttatttttattatttaaaatttgtaaaaatttttataaaagaaaaataaatttttttctaatttatttgcaGTCTCATTTATTTGTACTTCAATTAGTTCATCGACCAAGTGTAAGAAGTGTACTTCATGGATTATTACGTAAAAGATTACTTACAGCAGAGCATTgtattactaaaattaaacgaaattttaataatactatttcaaataatgGTATACAATCGGAGAAAGATGTCGTAGAACAAACAGCACTAAAGgtaaatattcaagaatatatatttaaaactataacatctataactatatatctattttttaaattaattatttatataaataatttttttataggtatCCTTAAAATGTCCTATTACTTTTAAACGTATTACACTGCCAGCTAGGGGACATGACTGTAAACATATTCAGTGCTTTGATTTGGAATCATACTTACAATTAAATTGTGAACGAGGATCTTGGCGATGTCCTGTATGCACGTAAGTtattttctaacaattttagatttaattatgaagttaatttcattcaaatttattatattgttatattatattatattatattatatattatattatattatattcatattatatttatattatataattttatttatattatatattatatatagaaaacctGCACAATTGGAAGGTTTAGAGGTTGATCAATATATGTGGGGTATTTTGAACACTTTGAACACTGCAGAAGTAGAAGAAGTTACGATAGATTCAATGGCAAATTGGAAACCagcaaaaaatttaactaGTATTAAATCAGAAGAAGAAAGTGATTGCAAAAGAATGACAAAGGCAATGTCACCTGGAAGTATGAATATGCCTACTATGAATAATTGGGATATGAATCAAGCAATGAGTCCATACATACCACCTGATATGAGTAGCATTGTAAGTGGTTCTATGATGAATAATACTTCAACTACGTatggaaataatatcaatcatcGGAATTCATCGGGAGGatcttttgatattaattctgGGACGAACACGAATACTAATAATGATTATACTAATGGAGCACAAGGACCTCTTTCACACTTAAACGAATCAGTGAATTCTTTAGATCCTCTTAATGCTATGGAAAAATCACTTAATGATCAGGTATgttataagtttaaaattattgaacttTATAATGGCAtgcaatacaaattaattattaaatattttattattcctatatatattaatattttatttctagatgCCGCATACACCTCATACACCTCATACGCCTCATACACCACATACACCAGGTGGTGGAAACAGTGGTCCACCAAGTGTTCCTCCAGCATCCCAGGAATCTACTGGAAATCTTAATACATCTGGTAATACAAACATAAACAATGATACTGCGGATATACCATcggatttaaattttgatccaGCTGCAGTAATAGATGGTGAGGGTACAGGTCAAGAAGCTCTAAatgtaagtaataattttaatttttttaatatttaaatattttgacatttatataaggttaaagtttaatttaggatttatttattttttttatatatttttttattaatcaatagattaataaaaaaattttgaatagaattttgaattagaatgcaaaaatatcaattatatatttaatttcttagaaattgttgatattaaaaattataatttaaatgtaatgatCTATGTTGATCTATTTTACataagagataaaatataaaactaaaaaaaatatataaaataaatatataaaaataaatatataaaaaatatataaaataaaatataaaaaatatataaaatatataaaacaattcttaAGTAAATCAAATGTAGaacaaatttgatttcaacaaataaaaatttaattacaattttatttagaatgtaTAGAAAAGGTTATATTATCTACAGTTCTTTAATATGTCAAGATAtagagtatatttt from Apis mellifera strain DH4 linkage group LG4, Amel_HAv3.1, whole genome shotgun sequence includes the following:
- the LOC409337 gene encoding zinc finger MIZ domain-containing protein 1 gives rise to the protein MVAAATATATATASVVAMQDRQDIPSQFNQMQSQHGIPHQTYNAGYAQRGPMAGMGPVGMNNFNSMGTMSPMHSMNSMNSMNSMNSMNSMNPMSMGGMNGMNSMNGMTPMSSMSNMGNMGMNNMMGPNNMQMNKMSMQAQPHQGYPRRLAPYPNPAMHMAQKRQQNPYSNPNPAAMQPAFNGMSSSQYPANYPAAARPNFQPQYQPMQNMNPSAAGFGPNSMIRSSNMRQTTPSYTPNQTASNQYYNSNGIPVSMGPTTVGNQFVGHQPNSGYAGNTSSYGTAGVATSQYQQDVASMRTTGAGSLNYQHSPIPGNPTPPLTPATSMPPYISPNPDIKPNFNEIKSPINIQKDDELRLTFPVRDGIILPPFRLEHNLAVSNHVFQLKPTVHQTLMWRSDLELQLKCFHHEDRQMNTNWPASVQVSVNATPLVIDRGENKTSHKPLYLKDVCQPGRNTIQITVSACCCSHLFVLQLVHRPSVRSVLHGLLRKRLLTAEHCITKIKRNFNNTISNNGIQSEKDVVEQTALKVSLKCPITFKRITLPARGHDCKHIQCFDLESYLQLNCERGSWRCPVCTKPAQLEGLEVDQYMWGILNTLNTAEVEEVTIDSMANWKPAKNLTSIKSEEESDCKRMTKAMSPGSMNMPTMNNWDMNQAMSPYIPPDMSSIVSGSMMNNTSTTYGNNINHRNSSGGSFDINSGTNTNTNNDYTNGAQGPLSHLNESVNSLDPLNAMEKSLNDQMPHTPHTPHTPHTPHTPGGGNSGPPSVPPASQESTGNLNTSGNTNINNDTADIPSDLNFDPAAVIDGEGTGQEALNLLPDNVVDPMELLSYLDPPDLNTPPSSGASSGNPSSSDDILALFE